CATCATGGTGTGAGGAGAACATGCTTCCcccgctctgagcctcagcacccCAGCGGTAGAGTTGGGTAGCAGTTCTGGCCTCCTAATGCAAGTGTGTGGTCTGGTGGGGGGCTCCTGGGGAGGGTGTTAGAAGCCCtcctgggggtgggggtaggAGCATTGTCCTCAGTTCCTGCCCACATGAGTGGGAGGTGAGGAGGCCCTGTCCTCCAAGCCTCTCCTCACCTGCAGAGGAGCCCCGACTGGTTCAGGGCCTCACGGCAGCCTCCCGAGGCCTGGAGGTTTGCAGATGCACTGGACTGAGGGCCCTCAGAGGCAGCTTATTTTTGATGAGGCCCCAGCCATGCCCTCTCTCTGCCCTTCAGGATTTGGTGGAACGAGACTGCAACGGTGACATGCCCAACCTGAGTTTCTACAAAAATGAGATCCGCTTCCTGCCAAACGGTACACACCCCCTCAGCTGCCCTGCTTTCAGAGAGCTCCACAGAGCCCCCTGGAGGTGGCCAGAGGGGTTCAGGTTGGGGGGCTGTGTAAAGGGTCCCAGAGGAACATTGGAGGCTTCCCCACCACATGGTCTCTGCTGCAGCTGCTCAAGGCAACAGGTGAACTAACGAGCCGATGGTCTTACTGTTCTACGTGGTGTCATAAAAAGTAGGATAATATTTTGTGATGTACAATTGACTTGAAAtttaagtttctttgtcatcgagTCTTATTGGAACCTACCTGTGCCCATTCATTTATGCAGCTGCTTTCTCTCTGGAGCAGGAAACAGCCTGCTTAGGTGGAGACCATGTGGCCCCCCAGCCTGGGGTGTTCACTGTCTGGCCTCACAGACACGGGCCCACCTGCTCTGGACTGTGCCCCAGGGTTGGGTTCTGCTGGGGTCTTGTTTGAGGACAGAGTGGGTACCAGGGCTCACGGGCCAGGATTTGAGTGAGGCACCCCTTTGGCAGAAGTGGGTCTGAGTCTGGACCACAGGTTCCCCAGAGGGGCCTCCCAGGCCTCCACTGAGTTGTCCTCAGTCACCCTGAGGCTCTGGCTTCCACACTGCACAGCAGCTGAGTTCCCAAAGCCCTTGACGGTCTTAAAGAATTGGGGGCATGAATCGGCAGCACTCTGTCCCTAAGCCCTGTCAGGGGTTTTGTCCCCACTGCTGACTTGGCCCCGTGGGGTTCCCAGGATGTTTCATTGAAGACATTCTTCAGAACTGGAGGGACAAGTATGATCTCCTCGAGGACAATCACTCCTACATCCAGTGGTGAGCCGGTAGGGAGGAGCCGGAGGGCGGCGGGGAGGGGAGCCTGGGCCCTGGGCACTGCTGCCTGTCCTTCCCAGAAGCCCACATCCACACTGCAGGATGGTGCCTGCACACGCTTGGGTGGGCCTCAGCAGATACTGCAGGGGCAGGGCCACAAAGGGGAGACTCCAGCCTGTCCCACGGTCTGTTGGCTCTTTAGGTCTCAGCACCTCTGTGGTTGGGAACACAGTGGCCCCAGGAGACAGCAGGGCATACACACAAGCTGGGGCGTGGGGTGGGAAATGGCCTGCCTGCCCACCTGCCAGGGGCTGCAGCCTTGGCAAGGGCAGGTGGGGCTGGGCTGTGCCTGACTCAGGCCATGGTGAGGCTCTAGGTCAGGCTTGGGCAGAAATGTGTGGTGCTCTTGGAGGCCATGACTGCCCTGGAGAGCAGTGTGCCTCTGCTTGAGGTCAGCCTCTGGGCAGCTCCAGGGGGTCTCCTGCGTGAGGTGCATCATGGGGATGAGCTCCTGGCGTCAGTGAAGGGAAGCAAAGGAGGATGAGCAAGCAGGAAGGAGAGCCCTGGCCCCAGCCTGAGCAGGGGGAAAAGGCAGCCTTCCATGGATTGCCTGCAGGCCACCAGGCATACATGCTGGGCTCTGGCCAGTCACACTCACCTGTGCTAAACCCTCCTTTTCTACCTTTGACCCTTTGCTTTGTGAACTGCGGGAGGCCACCACCCTCTTAGAGTTAAGCAGCAAGCCCAGAGAAGGTAGTACACTGCTCCAGGTCACCCAGCAAGCTTGAGCCTGAGGCCTTGGAAGTCTGGCCCTGGTCATTAAAGGGCCTGCGCCCTCCCTGTCTTCGCAGGCTGTTTCCTCTGAGGGAACCGGGAGTGAACTGGCACGCCAAGCCCCTCACACTCAAGGAGGTCCAGGTGAGCTCCTGTGCCCCTGCTAGAGAGgtcacatctgataccaggtgctGGATGCCACCTGGAGGCTGCTGGGAGATGCAGAGGCCCAGAGAACCTGCGTCCCACgctctgctttccagaatggtcatCTTCCTGCATGGGCTCCTGCAGCATCTAGAAATCTGACTCTCAGGCCGTCCGCTGCCTGCCAGGGAGTTGGGGGAAGGGCCTGAGCAGGAGGAGCACCTTGATGCCAGGGCAGGATCGGAGAGGAGGCAGCCTTCCCACGGCGCTGGGAATCTGGTGCTGTACAGGGAGGAGCTGCATCAATGTGCCTGCTGTCACTCTGCCTTAAAAAGCTGAGTCATGACCCAGGAGGTGTCTGCCCACCTGGCGTCCATGGCCATCCCACACAGCCCGACAGAGGCCCAGGAACGGCCTCCTGAGCTCCCTTGGGGGTGTTTTCCAGGCATTCAAAAGCTCCAAGGAGGTCAGGGAGCGGCTCATCCGGGCCTATGAGCTCATGCTGGGCTTCTACGGGATCCAGCTCAAAGACCGGGACACGGGTGCTGTGTGCCGAGCACAGAACTACCACAGTCGCTTCCAGAACCTGAACTGGTGAGGAGCGGGCGAGCCTCAGGTGCAGGACACTGGGTTTCAGGCAGGTGTGAGGGGCCTGCAGGGAGGCATGATGCCTACCCGGTCAGATGGTGAGGACGTAAAGGAAGGGCTTCCTTTGCCTGGGAGGTGTCAGCCCCGTGGGAAAGCGGGTCAAGGACAATCTGTAGGTGGCACCATCCCCCTTGCTGGGGGTGTTGGCCCCTCTGCCCTCCTCCAGCCAGCACCTCCCCACGTGAGTCCACTGATGGAGGCACTGCCCTCAGTGGACGCTCCCCATGGGTGTGAGTCCTCCTGGAGGTGCCAGCTGAGCTCATTCACCCCTCCTCTCTCGCAGGCGCAGCCACAACAACCTGCGCATCACGCGCATCCTCAAGTCTCTGGGTGAGCTGGGCCTGGAGCACTTCCAGGCCCCACTGGCACGCTTCTTCCTGGAGGAGACTCTGGTGCGCTGCGAGCTGCCCGGCGTGCGCCAGAGCGCCCTGGACTACTTCCTGTTTGCTGTACGCTGCCGGCGCCAGCGCCGGGAGCTCGTGCACTTCGCCTGGGAGCACTTCCAGCCTCGCTGCAAGTTCGTCTGGGGGCCACGTGACAAGCTGCAGCGGTTTAGGCCCCGTGCCACACTCCAGCCACTGGTAGCCCCCAGGCAGGCAGAGGGGGATGAGGGCCCAGGGGACTCCCTCCAGGAGGCTGGCACCCAGGATCagacctgtgggcaggagagggACCCTGGTGGGGACAGGGTGTCAGCTGAGGTTCCCCAGCCACTGAGTGTGAAGCAACAGGATGCGGAAACCCTGGAGGGGGGCCAAGGGAATGAGGCTGAGCCCCCAAGTCCCAAAGAGAGCAAgaagaggaagttggaggcaaacCGGAAGGAGCAGGCCCCAGGGGAGCCAGGCCCCCCAGGCCCCTCCGAGGTGGAGAAAATAGCTCAGAACCTGGAGGGGTGTGCCCTCAGCCAGGCCAGCCAGGACCTGGGGGAGACCGAGCAGCCCTGCCCCCAGCCTCCAGGGGCCAGGGTGGCTGATGAGGTGAGGAAGCGGAGGAAGGTGGAGGAGGGTGCTGGGGACGAAGCAGTGGTCAGCAGCAGCACCCAGATGCCTGCCCCCACCCCATCCCAGTGCttcagggcccaaaagggtggaggCGAGGTGGAGGAAGAACCAGAAAACCAGGTGGGGCCCGAGCAGAGTGCCTGTGGGAGCCCGCCAGAGGGCCCAGGGCCTGCCACCACAGGGACCCCTGTGGATGGGATGGGGGAGGCAGCCGGGACCGGACCTTCTGCCAAACCTGGAAACGGAAAGCCTTAAGGAACGGGGAGCCTGCGGGCATCTTGgccctgcccagccctgctgCAGGGGAGTCTGGGTCCCAGGAGCCCTGTTGCTGGCTCTTCTCAGTGCCCAGCAGTGCTGGCCTCTCCCTGGTGGTCACTGCAGTGGCCACTGGATGGACCGAGGCCCCGCCCTCAGGGAAGGCCCGAGCCTTCAGAACCCTCCTTACCTCACTGCATTCTCCCTGCTCTTCCTCTGAGCCCCCGTGTTTGTAAATAACCCCTCCAGGGTCCCGGAGGGTCCTTTTCTCAGTGTGGTGCCAAGCAAGGCCTTTTCTGAATAAACTCGTCTGACTTTGAGTCTTCGTGGTGTGGGCTACAGTCCTCTTTGGTGGCCTGTGACTGGTTTCCTGAGGGTCCTCTCCAGGTTCTTCTACGCCCAGCTGCAGAGTGGCCTGGCCTGGTGCCATCTCACTTTGCCCAGGCAAGTGCCCACCAGGCAGCAGTGGCACAGCTCTCCTGGAAGCACAGTCCCCTGATCCGGTCTGAGCAAGCAGCCTCTCCAGCTGGCACTAGACATCTGGCCCCTCAGCTGCCTTGGGTCACCTTCCCAGTAGTCAGTCTAGGACTTGCGCATAGCCCCTTGGGTGGGGGACAGCAGTTGGGGTGCTGCAGGTCTAGAGCAGGTCTTACGTCTGCCTGGTTGGGGTGCCCTGATGCCTCAGGCCCCAGTCCAGCAGcccctgcccagccctgccccTCCACACCTCCCTCTGCCTTCCTAGGACTCCCTTGGCTGCACCCTACCTGGTGGAGCCCATGAGCATCCCTTGGCAGCCCTTCGCCACAGCTTGGCTTTTTCCTGAGCCAGGAGTGCAGGACACCTAAGTTAGCTGGCAAGGAGCTTTTGTGGGGCCTCTGAGAGAAGGGTTCCCCAAGTGGCTCTCGGCTGCAGGCTTGCCTTTGGGCCAGAGAAGGGTGGAAGGGCCATGGCTAATTCTGGGCAGAGGCCTTCTGCATCTGACTCACCTCCTCCACTGGATGCTGTGGGACCCTGGTGCTGCCCCCACTCATTAGCTCAGTAGTGGGGTTTCCACCTGGAGGGGAAACCAGGCTCTGAT
This region of Callospermophilus lateralis isolate mCalLat2 chromosome 3, mCalLat2.hap1, whole genome shotgun sequence genomic DNA includes:
- the Ogfr gene encoding opioid growth factor receptor, translated to MDDPDCDSTWEEDEDAEGGEDGQAGEAGEAGEADAGDEDEDAEGPRAGALQSRITGSRNWRAMQDMRRYRHHYPDLVERDCNGDMPNLSFYKNEIRFLPNGCFIEDILQNWRDKYDLLEDNHSYIQWLFPLREPGVNWHAKPLTLKEVQAFKSSKEVRERLIRAYELMLGFYGIQLKDRDTGAVCRAQNYHSRFQNLNWRSHNNLRITRILKSLGELGLEHFQAPLARFFLEETLVRCELPGVRQSALDYFLFAVRCRRQRRELVHFAWEHFQPRCKFVWGPRDKLQRFRPRATLQPLVAPRQAEGDEGPGDSLQEAGTQDQTCGQERDPGGDRVSAEVPQPLSVKQQDAETLEGGQGNEAEPPSPKESKKRKLEANRKEQAPGEPGPPGPSEVEKIAQNLEGCALSQASQDLGETEQPCPQPPGARVADEVRKRRKVEEGAGDEAVVSSSTQMPAPTPSQCFRAQKGGGEVEEEPENQVGPEQSACGSPPEGPGPATTGTPVDGMGEAAGTGPSAKPGNGKP